The genomic interval CGTTGCTTCGGGCCAGACACCTATCCAATGCCGAGACCGTCCGAAGAGGACGACAAGATCCACCAGGAGCATCAAAGGGAAAGCGGTAAGCAGGGGAGAGCGTCGAAGCTCGATGCTGTACGTGTTCAGCACGTAGTCTCCCGGGCGGGCTCACGGTTCGCGAGGACCGTCATGTAGCCGCGCTCCAGCGGACTGTCTCCTGGAGCAGATGGCGTGGCTTGTCGAGCCAGGTCCTGAGGGCTTCCGCTGCTGACGATCTGCCCGTCTTGGAGAACGAGGACTGTCTGGCAGGACGCTCCTACGTCCTCGACGAGATGGGTGCTGAGGACGATGGCAACGCCTTCGCGCGCGAGCGAGCGGATGAGTTCCCGGAAGTCGAGACGCTGTGCGGGGTCGAGTCCGACGGTGGGCTCGTCGAGCAGAACCAGGGAGGGTGAGCCGACGATAGCGGCGGCAATCCCGGCACGGCGCAGCATGCCGCCGGAAAGTGACTTCATCCGGTGCCCGGCGCGATCTGTCAGCCCAACTGCTTCGAGCGCCTTCAAAGTTGCTGGTCCGGCGGCCTTGTCGGGGACCTCACGTAGCCATGCGCAGTAGCGTACGAAATCTTTGACGGAGAATGATGGGTAGTATCCGAAGTCCTGAGGAAGATAGCCGATCATCCTGCGTGCTCGGCGCGCGTCCCGCTCAGTCCGGATCACCTGTCCGAAAATTTCCAGAAATCCCGCTTGCGGGGGAGTAATGGTCGCGAGTGTTCGCAGCAGTGTCGTTTTTCCTGCCCCGTTGGGTCCAAGCAGGCCGGTTACCCCGGGCTTAAGGTGAAGGTCAAGATTTTCAATGATAGGTCGATTTCTGTAGCCCTGCGAAAGGCCAACCGTTCGGACGGCAGGAACCGGCGGCATGAGAATTTCCTTTGAAATGTGCTGTGGGCCCGCGCCACTGGCGCGGACCCACAGAACTGAAGAGCTAGTACTAGGAGACCCGAGTGCCGTTGATCTTAAAGGTGCACTCGTAGGTCGACATCTTGCCTTCGTATCCGCGGCCCGGGTTCCTCCAGTGCTGCTTATCCACCTCATTGTTGCAGTTGTAGTTGATTTGGTAGCCAAAGCCAGTATTGGACTGACGCAGGGCGTCGTAGCAGTAGGCGTGACCCGAGGTGCTGTACCAGTAGCCCCGACAGCCGGCCGTCCAGTTCGACTCGTTGGCCGCACTGGACATCGGGGCAGCAAGCCCGATAGCGGCAGCCGAGAGCGCAGCAACCACGCCCGCCTTGCCAGCCTTGGTGCCCGTTATTCGCTTAATGAAAGAAGTCATGTTCCCCCCCCAGGGGTTTTCTGTTTTGAGCTCGCATCCACTCGTTCTTGCATGTCAGCGAGCGCGGGCTTAAGCCTGCTTATGTAATGCCGTCGAGTCTCTTGAAGCACCCTTGGACACGCAAGCACTGGCTGATCATAACCGTGCAATCACCGACGGTCAACGACGCGTTAAATTGGTATCAATCTTCGATAAAAGCCTCATTTGTCATGGTCGACTTCCAGACCTGATTGGCCAATTTACGTCAACTTCACCTGCGTGCGACATAACCGAGACGGGCTACTTGGTGGCGCACGACGGTCGTCAGGAAACTACTTACGGCGTCCAGCTGTCGGACTTGTTGTTCTTGGATGCGCAGAGCCGGGGGCTTCTTGTCAAGGCGCCTGTGTTGGGGTTGGGGTGATGTTGTCTTGCTCGGGTCACGCGGCGAGCTCGATGTCCGCGGGTGTGCGGGACTCGTAGAAGGTGCCGTCGCGGAGCATGGCGAACAGGACGCTGATGCGTTGGCGGGCGAGGCGCCAGCATTCCAGTGCTTGAAGGACGAGCGGGTGTAGCCGGATCGGTCTACCGGTACCAGGTCGACCGCGCCGGCCAGCGTCGTCACCTCACCCAGTGGGGCGGTCCGCACCACCGCGGGTACGGGCGACGCGGTGGCGGGGCAATCGGGGCCAGTGCGACGGCGGCCAGCCCCATCGGTGCCTTCGTGGAGGTGGGTCGGGGCAAAAGTGGGCATGCTGGCCCCAAGCAAGTGTTTGTGTGGAGTCCCGGGGGTTGTCGACGAAGGCGTGCATCACGCTGAAGTGACCCGCCCGGCGAGCGGCCTTGCCCGGCCTTGCGCCGTGACGGTGCGGGAGTGGATTCAGTTAGCGAGGTATGACGATCTCGTATCTGCCTGTCCCTGCCCCCGCCGGTCCGTCGTGCGAGCCGTGGGAGGGGGGAGCCTGAGGTTCTGGCCGGGGCTGCGGAGGCCAGCCAGCGGGCGGCGGCGTGGATGCGGGCGCTGCCCGTGCCGGCGGCGGGTGGGAGGTTGGAGAGGTGGGTTGTCGGCGAGCTGGCTGACGCGGTCGAGAGGGCCATGGGTGCGCTGGACCCGGGGGGCTGCGACCGGATGGACCGGGACGGTGCGGCCGTCGACGGCGGGGGCGGTGTCGACGCGGCAGCCGTGGCGGACCTGGCTGGGCTTCCCTTCGCGCTGCTGGAGGTCGCGGGCTGGCTCTCGAGTGGTCAGCAGGTCCGGCTTCTGGCCGCGGTCGGCACGGTCACCGCGATTGTGCGGCTCCTCGCGAACGACCCGGGCTCCGCGATCGAGCACGGTGAGCTGTCGCGGATGTGCGCCATCCTCGCCTACGCCGCCCGCCCGGACGGTGTCGCGTTGGTGTCCTGTGCCATTGAACTTTGAGCATGTGCCATCGAAGTTTGAGTGGCGTGGATCACTGCGTCAGGGGCGTCGTGCGAGGAAGACGAACTCTCTGCCTGGCCGGTCAGGCGCATCGCGCACGTCGTGCACCACGTAGCCGTGGGCGACCAGATCCGTCTCGACCTCGTCGCGCTCCCGGAAGCGCAGCGTCGAGTCCGAGGTGAGCACCTGTCCGTCCGTGGCGAAGACGTAGGTCCAGCGGAAGGTCACCAGGGGCCGACTCACGTCGATCAGCTGGACCCAGCTCTCCACAGTGCCGGCGCCCGGGATCCGTGTCACGCGGTAGGAGTGCTCGCGGGTCCACTCTTCCCACGCACGTCTGGCCGGATCTCGGGTCTCGAACACCAGGTGCCCGCCCGGCCGTAGCGCTTCGCAGGCTCCCTGGAGCGTCTTCTGCCAGGTGTCCGGATCAACGATCTCCTGGGCGACATTCGCTGTCATCGTTGCGAGGTCGACCTGCAGCGGCGGGAGGGCTGTCGCGTCACCGCAGATCCAGCGCACTCGCTCACTGCCCGGTTTGGCCCGGGCGACGTCGACGGATGCCTGGGCGGGATCGATACCGACGACGTCGACCCCGCGGCCGGCCAGGAGAAGTGCGAACACCCCGGTACCGCAGCCGATGTCCAGCACCCGGCGCGCCCTCAGCTCTCGCGCTATCCGGAGGTAGGCATCGAGATTGCTGCGGTCGGGGTCGAGTGGGTCGTAGATCCCGGCGAGTCGTGGATGCCCGAAGCAGTCGTCAGCCATGGGGCCGAACGTATGCAGAGCCGGGCGCGAAGGGCTATCGAGTTTCGCCGGTCCCGGTTGATTGTGCTTCTTGGGCGAAGGCCCCGCCATCGCCCTGGCCACCCGCACCGTGCACTGATCAAACTTCGATGGCACGAACCTGCAGATGATCAAGGTTCGATGGCAAAGATCAAACTTCAATGGCACAGGACAATCGCCTGGGCACCGGCCGGGGCCGGTGAGCCCGGAGTGGCATCAGAATTCGAACACATGTTCTGATGAGGGGATGGATCGCTTTCCCTTCCCCGACGACCTGATGCGCGCCCAGCAGGAGTGGCACGGCACCTACCGCGCGCTCGCCGTGCCGCGTCCGCGCCGTGCTACCGAGCTGCGCCGCCGTCTGCTCATGCTGTCGACCCGGATCGAGTGGCATCCGTTCTGGTCCACTCCGGCCGGCTGGACGCCCGCGGCCCGGGTGGAGCTCCGGCGGCTCACCGGCGGGGACCGGCGTACGGACGCGGCGTGAGCCGGCTGCCTGCAAGGGGCTGATCGGTCATGGGTGATCTGCCGCCTGACCTGGAGCGGCTCCGGACGCTGGAAACGTGGCTGGTCCTCTCCCTGAAGCGGGTCCGGGAGCAGATCGCGGCTGTCGAGCGGCTGGCACAGTCCCAGCGCGCACCGCAGCCCTCCATGGGCGATCTGCCGCCTGACGTGGTTCGGCTGCGGACGCTGGAAACGTGGCTGGCTCTCTCTCTGGACCGGGTGCGTGAGCAGATCGCGGCTGTCGAGCGGCCGGTACAACCTCAGCGCGCACGGTGGCCGTCGGCCGCCGCCCGGTCCGCCGTGCCGCCCCGCGCGCCGACGCCTGACTGGGGCATCTCTTCTGCCGGTATCGGGAGGTCTGTCGCTGAGGTCCACCGGGGCGACTGCTTCACCGGGGGCAACCGGATGATGCTGCCGATCAGTGCGGAGCGTGCCCGTGCGGAGCTGGCCGGCGGTGTCCAGGCCTGCGGGGTGTGCCGCCCGGACAACGTGCTCAACCGGCTGTGACCGCCTGGCGGGCTGGATAGGGTCAGGGGTAGTCCGTGCCGTATGGGTGTGCGGGTCAGGGCGGGTCTTTCGGAGTACGGCCCGAACCGACGGTGCCGGTGGCGGAAGCCACCGGCACCGGACCCCGCCCCTGCGGGTGGGTCAGGTCGCTGTCGCCCAGTCGATGCCGAGCGTGGCGAGCTGCTCGCGCTGCTCGGTGCTCAGCTTGTCCCGCCGGGTGCGGGTGTTGCTGATCCAGGTGCCCAGCCGGACCGCTCCGTGGGGTGTCTCCTCGATGTGGGTCCTCGGTACGACGACCCGCCCTTCCCGCGCCGTGTACTGGGTGAGCGCGACGATGCCTCGCTCGAACGCCCCGGCCCCCCTCTCTTTCCCGGCCGGGGTGGCCCGGGGGGTGAGGCCGAGTGCTTCCAGGCGCTCGGACTGTTCGGGCAGCAGGGTGTTCCAGATGGAGGGGTCGGTCTGCTTGGCGATCCAGGTGCCGACGTCGATGCCGTTCACGGTGACGCCGGGCAGGACATCGGCCGGGCCCTGTTCCTCGCCGAGGAGGATGCGGGCGGCGGCGTAGTGGCGCTGCCATTCGACGGGCCACTGCGGGTTCCAGTCCGGGTCGATCGCTTCCAGTGCCCGGCGTCGTTCGTCGGCCCGTACCGGGTCGCTGCCGAGTCCGCCCGGCTTGCGGAGATTGGCGACCCACTGGCCCACCGCGACCCCGTCCATCACCGCGCTCCTCGGGCAGGCCAGAGTGGAGTGGACGGCGTAGTAGGCGCGGGCCGCACCGAGGTTCTTCCAGAACGCCGCGTCGCCGACCGACCAGACCATGCCCACCTCGTTCAGCAGGTCGGTGCGCCACGCCTTGAGGGTCCCGGCGCGGAACGCGCGGCGCTGCTCGGTGACCCAGCTGCCCAGCCCGTACGTGCCGCCGTCGTCGCCCAGCTCGACGGTGGTCTCGCTGGGGACCTGCGCGTGCCCGTGCTCGTCGACGAAGGCGCGCAGGGCGCTGTACCCGGTGAGCCAGACCTCGGAGTCGGGCCGCAGGACGCGGGTTCGGAGGAACAGGGCAATGGACTGCGGGTCGCGGGGGAGGGAGAACCGCAGCAGCGGCGTGCTGGTGCCCGCGATGCCCGGGGCCGCGCCGGTCTCCTCGCCGCCCTCGCCCTCGTCGTCCTGGTGCTCGTCGGTGTCGGCGTCGTCCTGGTCGTCGTCGCCGGGGCCGGCGGCCACGCTTTCGTCGGGGACGTCCTCCTGGCCCTCGCCCTGGTCGCCGTTCTCGTCGGCCGTGGCTTCCTGCGGGTCGAGGGCGAGGACGGAGGTGATCTGTCCGCGTGCGGTGGTGGTGGGCAGCGCCATGCGCTCGATGACCCGGTCATCGTGTGCACGCAGGCCCTGGAGGATCGCGACAAGCCCGGTATAGCTGGGGGAGGCCATCATGTCGCCGGGGTCCTCCCCGGGCTGAAGGAAGACCGGGACGATGATCCTGCTGACCTTGCCGTCGCCGGGCTCTTGGCGCAGCGCCCGCCCGATGATCTGCACGACCTCGACCGGGCTGCTGCGGGTGTCGGCGAAGACGACCGCCTGCACTCCCCGCTTGCCCCTGATGTCGACGCCTTCCCCGAGGACCCGGCAACTGGCCAGGAACGACAGCTCGCAGACCCATCCATCCGCGTCGAGGCCGTCCGCGTACCGGGCGAGGACGTCGCGCCGGTGGGTGGCGGGGTGTTCGCCGGACAGCCAGTCCGCGCCGACCCGGCCCGGGTAGGCGGCGGGGTCGGCGTGGTGGAGGCGGGCGGCGGTCTCCGGCATCGCACGGGCGAAGCTCATCGCGTCCAGGGTGCGGGAGTGGAACGTCATGTAGGAGCGGACGCCGGTCTCGTCGGCGTGCTTGAGGAGCGCGGCCTGTAGGGCGGCGAGCCGCCGGCCGCGCCGTTCCTCCAGTGACGCGTCGTCGGCGAGGGGTGAGGGGTCGCGGATCTCCAGGACGTCGATCTCGAACCGGGCGAGGACGCCGCGCTCCACACTCTCCATGAGGCCGGTCTCGTGGAGGACCGGCCCGTACAGCTCGGTGTCGTCCATCGAGGCGACGAGCCGTCCGCCCAGCGCCTCACCGCCGTTCTGCGGGACGGTCCCGGCCGGGGCGGACATCTCCGGGTCGGCGTCGACGTCCTCCTTCTCCGCGACGTCCGCCGCAGCGGGTCCCGCTTCCCACAGGCGCGGGGTCGCCGTCATGTACAGGCGCCGCATCGCCGGGATGCGGGTCTGGTCGTGCACGCACGCCCAGGCCTTCGCGGCGCTGCCGGACGAGCGATGGGCCTCGTCCACGACCAATAGGTCGAAGGGCGCCATTTTCTGCCCGTAGGAGCCGCGCAGCGCCTGTTCCAGGACGCCGGGGGCGGCGGTGTCCGGGGCGTCGTCGTTCTGGTCGTCGGCCAGGCCCTGCGGGGCGAGGGAGGCGTACGTCGCGAACACCAGCACCGGCCCGTCGCTTGCCCACAGGGCGAGTTGGGTCGGGTTGGTCGTGCACCGCACCCCGAGGGCTTCCAGCAGCGGGTCCGCCCCGAGGGAGCACACCGCGACCGCCGGGCCGGTGTGCCCGGCCCGGCGCCATGCCTCGATCGTCTGCGTCAGCAGATCCAGGGTCGGGACCAGGACGCCGATCACTCCGTTCGGGCACAGCTTGAGCGCGGCCATCGCCGCGGTGACGGTCTTGCCGGTGCCGGTGGCCATGTGGACCTGGCCGCGCAGCCCGCCCACGGGCAGCGTCCTGTCGGCCGGGAGGGACAGGCCGCGCACGATCGCGTCAACCGCCTCAACCTGATGCGGCCGCAGCGTGATCCCCTGCATGCTCATCGCTCCTCACTCAGCCCGGCGGTCCGGCCCGGGGTGAACGGGGCGACGGACACCACCCCGTCATCATCGACGCTCACCCGCTCGACGAGCTGGACCAGTACCTCGTTCGGGGTCAGCCCGGCCCGCGCCGCCACCGCACGGACCCGCCGCCCGGCAGCCGCGCCCAGCCACACCTCGGCACACAGCTCGTCCCGCTTCTCCCGCTGCTGCTCCGTCCACGCGGCATGGGTCCGCAGCGCCGTGGTGCGCCGCTCCTCCCGCTCCCGCGCCCAGGCGCTGCCCTTCTCGTCCAGGTCGCCGTCGTAGACGCCGGCACCGGATGCGGCGAGGTGGGCGGCGACCCGCTGCCATTCGGTGAGCAGGGCCGCCCACCGGTCGGCCAGCTCCTGCGGATCCGCCGCGAACTCCCGGACCGCCACCGGGGAGCGCAGCTCCTGGCGGGTCTCGCGCACCCGCACCACGGCCGTGTCCACGGCCTGGTCCACCTGCGCCCCGGTCATGCCCGCCGCCTGACGGCGCACCTGATCACGTGCCACGTCCTCCGGAGTCCAGATCATCGTGCTCCTCACCCTGCCATCGCCAACACACGTACAACTGCTGCGCAATCTAGCACTAATAGTTGTGTAAGTGCGGTACAGTTCTCGTATGAGTGAAGGAACCAGCGTGGAAGCGCTGCTCGAAGAGGCCCGGCTGAACGCCGCGATCCCCCCGCCGGAGGAGCGCCTGCGGCTCCGCGAGGCAGCCGGCCTCTCCCGCGCCCAGGTCGCCGCGGCGGTCGGGGTCCAGCGCGGCACCGTCGCGAACTGGGAGACCGGAGCCTCCAGCCCCGTCCCGCCCGCCCGCCTGCCCTACCTGCGCCTGCTGAAGGGCCTCGCCGAAATCCACCCCACCCCCACCCCGTCGTCCCCGGACCCGGTCGCCGCGCTGTTCACCGAGGAGCCCGCCCCGGCCTCGATGGCCTCTGCCCCGGTGCCTGCGGCGTTCACCGGCCTGGAAACCCTGCGAGGCCCGGACGGCCGCGCGATCGAGGGCGACCCGGGCCCCTGTGTCCGGTGCGGTGTCGAGACGACCTACCAGTCCACCGACGGCCGCCCGCTCCACTCCGGCGCCCTGTGCCAGCCCACCACCACCGCCCCGGCCCCGGCCGTCACCACCACCGCCC from Streptomyces sp. CA-278952 carries:
- a CDS encoding ATP-binding cassette domain-containing protein translates to MPPVPAVRTVGLSQGYRNRPIIENLDLHLKPGVTGLLGPNGAGKTTLLRTLATITPPQAGFLEIFGQVIRTERDARRARRMIGYLPQDFGYYPSFSVKDFVRYCAWLREVPDKAAGPATLKALEAVGLTDRAGHRMKSLSGGMLRRAGIAAAIVGSPSLVLLDEPTVGLDPAQRLDFRELIRSLAREGVAIVLSTHLVEDVGASCQTVLVLQDGQIVSSGSPQDLARQATPSAPGDSPLERGYMTVLANREPARETTC
- a CDS encoding class I SAM-dependent methyltransferase, with the translated sequence MADDCFGHPRLAGIYDPLDPDRSNLDAYLRIARELRARRVLDIGCGTGVFALLLAGRGVDVVGIDPAQASVDVARAKPGSERVRWICGDATALPPLQVDLATMTANVAQEIVDPDTWQKTLQGACEALRPGGHLVFETRDPARRAWEEWTREHSYRVTRIPGAGTVESWVQLIDVSRPLVTFRWTYVFATDGQVLTSDSTLRFRERDEVETDLVAHGYVVHDVRDAPDRPGREFVFLARRP
- a CDS encoding DUF6233 domain-containing protein, whose protein sequence is MGDLPPDLERLRTLETWLVLSLKRVREQIAAVERLAQSQRAPQPSMGDLPPDVVRLRTLETWLALSLDRVREQIAAVERPVQPQRARWPSAAARSAVPPRAPTPDWGISSAGIGRSVAEVHRGDCFTGGNRMMLPISAERARAELAGGVQACGVCRPDNVLNRL
- a CDS encoding DEAD/DEAH box helicase translates to MSMQGITLRPHQVEAVDAIVRGLSLPADRTLPVGGLRGQVHMATGTGKTVTAAMAALKLCPNGVIGVLVPTLDLLTQTIEAWRRAGHTGPAVAVCSLGADPLLEALGVRCTTNPTQLALWASDGPVLVFATYASLAPQGLADDQNDDAPDTAAPGVLEQALRGSYGQKMAPFDLLVVDEAHRSSGSAAKAWACVHDQTRIPAMRRLYMTATPRLWEAGPAAADVAEKEDVDADPEMSAPAGTVPQNGGEALGGRLVASMDDTELYGPVLHETGLMESVERGVLARFEIDVLEIRDPSPLADDASLEERRGRRLAALQAALLKHADETGVRSYMTFHSRTLDAMSFARAMPETAARLHHADPAAYPGRVGADWLSGEHPATHRRDVLARYADGLDADGWVCELSFLASCRVLGEGVDIRGKRGVQAVVFADTRSSPVEVVQIIGRALRQEPGDGKVSRIIVPVFLQPGEDPGDMMASPSYTGLVAILQGLRAHDDRVIERMALPTTTARGQITSVLALDPQEATADENGDQGEGQEDVPDESVAAGPGDDDQDDADTDEHQDDEGEGGEETGAAPGIAGTSTPLLRFSLPRDPQSIALFLRTRVLRPDSEVWLTGYSALRAFVDEHGHAQVPSETTVELGDDGGTYGLGSWVTEQRRAFRAGTLKAWRTDLLNEVGMVWSVGDAAFWKNLGAARAYYAVHSTLACPRSAVMDGVAVGQWVANLRKPGGLGSDPVRADERRRALEAIDPDWNPQWPVEWQRHYAAARILLGEEQGPADVLPGVTVNGIDVGTWIAKQTDPSIWNTLLPEQSERLEALGLTPRATPAGKERGAGAFERGIVALTQYTAREGRVVVPRTHIEETPHGAVRLGTWISNTRTRRDKLSTEQREQLATLGIDWATAT